A genomic window from Archaeoglobus profundus DSM 5631 includes:
- a CDS encoding tetratricopeptide repeat protein: MRGYERLAEILGAEDVLNYIKELENKVKEAIENDKAIEIDPDFERKIRDRLKELIERRFDENSLNVLKSLAVLDLPIDAEVASKIYDLSALNDFIDLGLIEKRNGYLIVDETLKDLIQENVEDYHRKALEYYSNFEETLDVMTEKAYHHLMLKEYDRAFDYFIKSANQIYGRHRCVEKLIFVGEKLIGKVKEDDRLLGTLGNLYMVLKKYREAEHYYRKVMEMYDENDDRYLGVLLNIANLRYVRGDYKEAEELLKNCVSLAMDRNEEIVEKALLMLSSLYLDLNDYENAEKCLMDVLRMIYSRKDEDSLKRVAEIVNNLGYVYSRSKNYEKAERFYKEALRIYNDLNDVKGVTTALNNLCSIYVTTQNYEKAKEIIDAIERVGDMPPDLKAKYYFLKAKVLERDDPKSALELYVKAGALGFLIFRNFGINAVNYMHSLDKAEEIAKRLNLKELAGDVFVLKSAIAKVYFGIRRNIADVECGERGKAILNALKGYDTSVEVRDEVDSAFFVILQDLKASSQ; encoded by the coding sequence ATGAGAGGATACGAAAGGCTTGCTGAAATTTTGGGAGCTGAAGACGTTTTAAACTACATAAAAGAGCTTGAGAACAAGGTTAAAGAGGCGATAGAGAACGACAAAGCTATTGAAATTGATCCCGACTTTGAGAGAAAGATAAGGGACAGACTCAAAGAATTAATAGAGAGAAGGTTTGATGAAAACAGCTTGAACGTTTTGAAGAGCTTAGCAGTCTTAGATTTACCCATCGATGCTGAAGTCGCTAGTAAAATTTACGATCTCTCCGCTTTAAACGATTTCATCGATTTGGGTTTGATCGAGAAGAGGAACGGTTACTTGATTGTAGATGAGACTTTGAAGGATTTAATACAGGAGAACGTTGAAGATTATCACAGGAAAGCTTTGGAATACTACTCCAACTTTGAAGAAACTTTGGATGTTATGACTGAAAAAGCCTACCACCATCTCATGCTCAAAGAGTACGATAGAGCTTTCGATTACTTCATAAAATCCGCAAATCAAATTTATGGAAGGCACAGATGCGTTGAAAAGCTTATATTTGTTGGTGAAAAGCTAATAGGCAAAGTTAAAGAAGATGACAGACTCTTAGGAACTTTGGGAAACCTCTACATGGTTCTGAAGAAGTACAGAGAGGCTGAACACTACTACCGCAAAGTAATGGAGATGTACGATGAGAACGACGACAGATATCTGGGTGTACTTTTGAACATTGCAAATTTGAGATACGTTAGAGGGGATTACAAAGAAGCGGAAGAATTGCTAAAGAATTGCGTAAGTTTGGCTATGGATAGAAATGAGGAGATAGTTGAAAAAGCTCTGCTTATGCTTTCGTCCCTCTATCTCGACTTAAATGACTACGAAAATGCGGAGAAGTGTCTGATGGACGTTCTGAGGATGATATACAGCAGAAAGGATGAAGACTCTCTCAAGAGAGTTGCTGAGATCGTGAACAACTTGGGTTACGTTTACTCAAGGAGTAAGAATTACGAGAAGGCTGAGAGATTCTACAAGGAGGCTTTGAGAATATACAACGATCTGAACGATGTTAAGGGTGTAACCACAGCATTAAACAACCTCTGCTCAATCTACGTTACAACACAAAACTACGAAAAGGCTAAGGAGATAATAGATGCGATTGAAAGGGTTGGAGATATGCCACCAGACCTCAAAGCGAAGTACTACTTCTTGAAGGCTAAGGTTCTTGAAAGGGACGATCCAAAATCTGCTTTAGAACTCTACGTAAAGGCTGGAGCTCTGGGATTTTTAATTTTCAGAAACTTCGGTATAAATGCAGTAAACTACATGCACTCCTTAGATAAAGCTGAGGAGATTGCTAAGAGATTGAATCTTAAAGAGTTAGCAGGAGATGTTTTCGTCTTAAAGAGCGCCATAGCAAAGGTATACTTCGGAATAAGGAGGAATATCGCAGATGTAGAGTGCGGAGAAAGGGGAAAAGCCATTCTTAACGCTTTGAAAGGTTACGATACCAGCGTTGAAGTGAGAGACGAAGTTGACTCTGCCTTCTTCGTGATACTTCAAGATTTAAAGGCATCTTCACAATGA
- a CDS encoding methionine adenosyltransferase gives MKNIYVQELKQVPVEKQKVEIVERKGIGHPDTLADGIAESMSRALSREYIKRFGVVLHHNTDETQIVAGKSKPAFGGGEIIQPIFILLVGRATKEFEGTWIPTDKIALKAAKDYIRRAMANLNPDEDVVFDVRIGEGSTDLQDVFMRRSGKAPHANDTSFGIGFAPFTETEKLVYNVERKIYNEFRKEEKAIGEDVKVMGLREGDKITLTIACAMVDRYLDSLKDYIAVKESLTKWVKEIVTEYTSREVEVNVNTADDYERGCVYITVTGTSAECGDDGSVGRGNRCNGLITPYRPMSMEASAGKNPMNHVGKIYNILANFIARDCYENIEGIEEVYVKILSQIGKPINEPRALDIQIIPKKGYDVKKMEKKAVEIAEDWLDNITKITDMVINGEVDVF, from the coding sequence ATGAAAAACATTTACGTTCAAGAGCTCAAGCAAGTTCCAGTTGAGAAGCAGAAGGTTGAGATTGTCGAAAGGAAGGGAATCGGTCATCCAGACACGTTAGCAGATGGAATTGCAGAATCGATGAGCAGGGCTTTGAGCAGGGAGTACATAAAGAGGTTCGGAGTCGTCCTTCATCACAACACAGATGAAACGCAAATAGTCGCTGGAAAATCAAAGCCAGCTTTTGGCGGTGGAGAGATCATTCAACCGATATTTATTCTGCTTGTAGGAAGAGCTACCAAGGAATTTGAAGGTACATGGATTCCAACCGATAAGATCGCCCTAAAAGCTGCGAAGGATTACATAAGGAGAGCTATGGCTAATCTAAATCCGGATGAAGATGTAGTCTTCGATGTTAGGATTGGAGAAGGTAGCACGGACTTGCAGGATGTCTTCATGAGGAGGAGTGGTAAGGCTCCTCATGCAAACGACACATCTTTCGGAATAGGATTTGCCCCGTTTACTGAAACTGAGAAGCTAGTCTATAACGTTGAGAGAAAAATCTACAACGAGTTCAGGAAGGAGGAAAAGGCTATAGGAGAGGATGTTAAAGTAATGGGTCTAAGGGAAGGAGATAAGATAACGCTAACAATAGCCTGTGCAATGGTTGACAGGTATTTGGATAGTCTGAAGGATTACATAGCAGTTAAGGAGTCTTTAACTAAGTGGGTTAAGGAGATAGTTACGGAATACACGAGTAGAGAAGTTGAAGTGAATGTAAATACTGCAGATGACTACGAGAGAGGATGCGTTTATATTACAGTAACTGGAACTTCTGCTGAGTGCGGTGACGATGGGAGTGTTGGGAGAGGAAATAGGTGCAACGGATTGATCACACCTTACAGACCTATGAGTATGGAGGCTTCGGCTGGTAAGAATCCGATGAATCACGTTGGCAAGATATACAACATATTGGCGAATTTCATAGCGAGGGATTGCTATGAAAACATTGAGGGGATTGAGGAGGTTTACGTTAAAATCCTCAGCCAGATAGGAAAGCCAATAAACGAGCCTAGAGCATTGGACATTCAGATAATACCGAAGAAAGGCTACGATGTTAAAAAGATGGAGAAGAAAGCTGTAGAAATTGCCGAAGATTGGCTTGATAACATAACGAAGATAACGGATATGGTCATAAATGGTGAAGTTGATGTCTTCTAA
- the hisG gene encoding ATP phosphoribosyltransferase: MIIAIPNKGRLSEPSLELLREAGIRVESSERKLIVPTNNQRINILFARARDIPHYVANGSADVGITGYDMVVESGEDVKVLLKLGFGKAKLVIAVPMNSDVKAVEDLDGKRIATEFKNIAKRYFKEKGLNVKIVEVSGACENAPYIGIADAILDLTSTGTTLRVNNLRVVEEVLETEAVLIANRNVVNEFEVKALVTSIQGVLNAKGMMYLMMNIPADILDEVKRIVPGLKGPTVMKVENGNMLAVHVVVHEDRLFEILEKLKKIGARDILIIPIQRLIY, from the coding sequence ATGATAATCGCAATTCCCAACAAGGGACGGTTGAGCGAACCATCTCTGGAACTGCTGAGAGAAGCTGGAATAAGAGTTGAGAGTAGCGAGAGAAAGCTTATAGTCCCGACAAACAATCAGAGGATAAACATACTCTTTGCAAGAGCCAGAGATATACCACACTACGTTGCAAATGGATCTGCAGATGTTGGAATAACTGGATACGACATGGTTGTTGAATCTGGGGAGGATGTAAAGGTTCTGCTTAAGCTGGGTTTTGGTAAGGCTAAGTTAGTCATAGCGGTTCCGATGAACTCTGATGTAAAGGCGGTCGAGGATCTGGACGGAAAGAGAATTGCTACGGAGTTTAAAAACATCGCTAAAAGGTATTTTAAGGAGAAAGGTTTGAACGTTAAGATCGTTGAGGTTAGTGGAGCATGTGAAAACGCTCCTTACATAGGAATAGCAGATGCAATCCTCGATTTGACGTCTACTGGCACAACTCTGAGAGTTAACAACTTGAGGGTAGTTGAGGAGGTTTTGGAGACAGAAGCTGTTCTCATAGCGAATAGGAACGTTGTAAACGAGTTCGAAGTCAAAGCTTTGGTTACATCCATTCAAGGCGTTTTGAATGCGAAAGGGATGATGTATTTGATGATGAACATACCCGCGGATATACTCGACGAAGTTAAGAGGATAGTTCCAGGATTGAAAGGACCAACCGTTATGAAGGTTGAGAACGGAAACATGTTAGCTGTACACGTTGTCGTTCACGAAGATAGGCTTTTTGAGATTTTGGAGAAGCTGAAAAAGATCGGAGCGAGAGATATACTGATCATACCCATACAAAGGCTTATATACTAA
- a CDS encoding AMP-binding protein: protein MPYRGYETFRDVLDRIANKYPDNPAILFNGKAISYKELFDKANRLAYALYQLGVGKGDKVSLWMQNTPEWVITWWAVPMIGAAVVPVDHWYKEIEAKHIIGHSDSKVVITYRSFGKWDFISILKKIRKDLPKLENVVSVGDADKIDGIEFEELLRIGKGWERDEEYLKAVKSVDPDDVCLILYTSGTTGTPKGVMLSQYQIIKNAYDQGENLRVTEKDKLVVPVPFSHCFGCVMSITLMANFGGTIAPLLVFNEREALETVERYGCTMIHGTPTMFNREIKLFREEKFDTSTLRTGIMAGAPCPEDLMRAVMEEMGANLCITYGLTEASPGVTMTSLDDSIEDRVKTVGKPLPDIEVKIVDDKGNELPPGKVGEIICRGYNVMKGYYKAPELTAQTIRDGWLYTGDLGVMDERGYITFKGRKKELVIVGGYNVYPIEIESYIRQFEKVHEVAVVGVPDDDLGEVVACAVIPKNGVKLDPQEIVDFCYGKIASAKVPRYVYVTDSLPVSGRGKVQKYKLVEILKELIRKGELKKIVPTAIKEKAQVN from the coding sequence ATGCCTTACAGGGGTTACGAGACTTTTAGGGATGTTTTGGATAGAATTGCAAACAAGTATCCAGATAATCCAGCAATACTTTTCAATGGAAAAGCTATAAGCTACAAGGAGCTTTTCGATAAAGCCAATAGATTGGCTTATGCATTGTATCAGCTCGGAGTTGGGAAGGGAGATAAGGTCAGCTTATGGATGCAAAACACTCCTGAATGGGTGATAACGTGGTGGGCAGTTCCGATGATAGGTGCGGCAGTAGTTCCAGTAGATCACTGGTATAAGGAAATTGAGGCTAAGCACATCATAGGACACTCGGATTCAAAAGTGGTGATAACATACCGCTCCTTTGGAAAGTGGGACTTCATATCGATCCTCAAGAAGATCAGAAAAGATTTACCGAAGCTTGAGAACGTTGTATCGGTTGGAGATGCGGATAAGATAGATGGAATTGAGTTCGAGGAGCTTTTGAGAATTGGTAAGGGATGGGAGAGAGATGAAGAGTATCTAAAAGCAGTTAAGAGTGTTGATCCCGATGATGTCTGTCTAATCCTATACACATCTGGAACAACTGGAACTCCTAAGGGAGTTATGCTCTCTCAGTATCAGATCATCAAGAATGCTTACGATCAGGGAGAGAACTTGAGAGTGACTGAAAAGGATAAGCTCGTTGTTCCAGTACCTTTTAGCCACTGTTTCGGCTGTGTTATGTCCATAACATTGATGGCAAATTTTGGAGGAACAATTGCACCGCTTTTAGTTTTCAACGAGAGGGAAGCTTTGGAAACTGTAGAAAGGTACGGATGCACGATGATTCACGGAACTCCAACAATGTTCAATCGAGAAATCAAGCTGTTCAGAGAAGAGAAGTTTGACACATCAACACTCAGAACGGGAATAATGGCCGGTGCTCCTTGCCCAGAGGATTTGATGAGGGCTGTGATGGAGGAGATGGGAGCAAATCTGTGCATAACCTACGGCTTAACCGAAGCTTCTCCGGGAGTAACGATGACAAGTTTGGATGACAGCATCGAAGACAGGGTTAAAACTGTGGGTAAGCCCTTACCAGACATCGAGGTCAAGATAGTTGATGACAAAGGAAACGAGTTGCCGCCGGGTAAGGTTGGAGAGATAATATGTAGGGGGTACAACGTTATGAAAGGCTATTACAAGGCTCCAGAGCTCACAGCTCAGACTATAAGGGATGGATGGTTGTACACTGGTGATTTGGGTGTTATGGATGAGAGGGGATACATAACGTTCAAGGGGAGGAAGAAGGAGCTCGTTATTGTCGGTGGTTACAATGTTTACCCGATTGAGATTGAGAGTTACATAAGACAGTTCGAGAAGGTGCATGAGGTTGCGGTTGTAGGTGTACCAGATGACGATTTGGGTGAAGTCGTAGCCTGTGCAGTAATTCCGAAAAATGGGGTTAAGCTTGATCCCCAGGAGATCGTTGACTTCTGCTACGGCAAAATTGCGAGTGCCAAAGTTCCAAGATACGTTTATGTCACTGATTCCTTGCCCGTAAGCGGGAGAGGCAAGGTTCAGAAGTACAAGCTCGTAGAGATTCTGAAGGAGCTTATCCGAAAGGGAGAGCTTAAGAAGATCGTTCCCACAGCGATTAAGGAGAAAGCTCAGGTAAACTAA
- a CDS encoding MEMO1 family protein encodes MRRPAVAGMFYPSNRESLLAMLKEFVDYHPDDSVIACVSPHAGYVYSGRTAGRVYSLIPQVETYVIVGPNHTGYGSPVALSTDTWITPLGEVEVDMEFVKAMPKKIIDLDETAHRFEHSLEVQVPFLQYINMGRKFKIVPICMGMQDEETAREVAEEIITAKEETGKEIVVVASSDMHHYLPDEECRRRDRIVIEAILSMDVSKFYDTIYRMQASVCGYGPIAVAMIYAKHYGGFAELVDYSTSGDVEPMAEVVGYAGIVFRA; translated from the coding sequence ATGAGGAGACCTGCGGTAGCTGGAATGTTTTATCCATCGAACAGAGAGTCCCTCTTAGCTATGCTGAAGGAGTTTGTGGATTATCATCCCGATGATTCGGTGATTGCATGCGTTTCACCTCATGCAGGTTACGTTTACTCTGGAAGAACAGCTGGAAGAGTTTACTCTCTTATACCACAGGTGGAAACGTACGTGATAGTTGGTCCAAATCACACGGGCTACGGTTCTCCAGTTGCTCTCTCAACGGACACTTGGATAACACCCTTAGGTGAGGTAGAGGTAGACATGGAATTCGTTAAAGCGATGCCGAAAAAAATCATCGATTTGGATGAAACCGCACACAGGTTTGAGCATTCTTTGGAGGTTCAGGTTCCGTTTTTGCAGTACATAAACATGGGTAGAAAGTTCAAGATAGTCCCAATCTGCATGGGAATGCAGGATGAAGAAACCGCAAGGGAAGTTGCTGAGGAGATAATAACGGCTAAGGAGGAGACAGGAAAAGAAATAGTGGTCGTAGCATCTTCGGACATGCATCACTACTTACCAGATGAGGAGTGTAGAAGGAGGGATAGAATTGTCATTGAAGCTATCCTCTCGATGGATGTTTCGAAGTTCTACGACACCATATACAGAATGCAAGCCAGTGTGTGCGGTTACGGACCTATAGCCGTAGCTATGATATACGCAAAGCACTACGGTGGTTTTGCAGAACTCGTAGATTACTCCACAAGCGGAGACGTTGAGCCGATGGCTGAAGTTGTTGGTTACGCAGGTATAGTTTTCAGAGCTTAA
- a CDS encoding AMP-binding protein produces MKRLFEEFIEISELDDIDKERKLKDFFSRLNGKKIEEFNWADEVFEGIHVKNNGDKTALHWVDLDTGEEKKFTYSGFAKISNGIVRFLRENGIEKGEFFHFMLPLIPEVWFSHYVAVKGGFIGVPHANILRERDLEYRFKVAKPSAIIADESSAEVVDEALKMAKVEPKVKIIVGDREGWEPFDSIEPKNCEGAKTKADDPIFCFFTSGTTGLPKGVIHTATSYPVGHLSTAYIINVKPDDIHNNLSAAGWGKFAWSSFFSPFIVGATVLGLHFTRFKPEKYLEAIDSYGVNTFCAPPTAWRMFMLVDVKSKGLKFENLREVVSAGEPLNPEIFNWWKDLTGIEIRDFYGQTESTAMIGNPPWFKGRIVPGSFGVPTYMYDIVLLDDDLNEITQPKVVGHIAVRLSRWRPIGLFKGYFGNAREDAFVGDYYLTGDKAYFDERGYWWFVARADDIIKTSDYRVGPFEVESVLLEHPAVAEAAVVGSPDPIRWQIVKAFVVLKPEYKPSRELALELFKHCKNILAKFKIPRIIEFVDSLPKTISGKIKRKELRIMEEERKKRGERGEHEYFYSEFPELKG; encoded by the coding sequence ATGAAAAGACTCTTCGAAGAATTCATAGAGATATCAGAACTCGACGATATAGACAAAGAGAGAAAGCTTAAAGATTTTTTTAGTAGATTGAACGGAAAGAAGATCGAGGAATTTAACTGGGCTGATGAGGTTTTTGAAGGAATTCATGTCAAAAATAATGGCGATAAAACGGCTTTGCATTGGGTTGATCTCGATACTGGAGAAGAAAAGAAATTTACATACAGCGGATTCGCAAAGATTTCGAATGGTATTGTGCGTTTCTTGAGGGAAAACGGCATCGAAAAGGGCGAGTTCTTCCACTTCATGCTCCCGCTCATTCCAGAGGTCTGGTTCAGCCACTACGTTGCAGTCAAAGGTGGATTTATTGGAGTTCCTCATGCGAACATCCTTAGGGAAAGAGACTTGGAATACCGATTTAAGGTTGCAAAACCCTCTGCAATAATTGCCGATGAAAGTTCGGCTGAAGTTGTTGACGAAGCTTTAAAGATGGCTAAGGTCGAGCCGAAGGTCAAAATAATCGTTGGCGATAGGGAAGGATGGGAACCTTTTGATTCGATAGAGCCTAAAAACTGTGAAGGTGCAAAGACTAAAGCAGATGATCCAATTTTCTGTTTCTTCACATCCGGCACTACCGGATTGCCAAAAGGGGTTATACACACTGCAACATCCTATCCAGTCGGGCATCTTTCAACTGCTTACATAATAAACGTTAAGCCGGATGATATTCACAACAACTTGAGCGCCGCAGGGTGGGGAAAGTTTGCTTGGAGTTCTTTCTTCTCTCCGTTTATAGTTGGTGCAACTGTCTTAGGTTTGCATTTTACTAGGTTCAAACCAGAAAAATACTTAGAAGCTATTGATAGCTATGGCGTAAACACATTCTGTGCGCCTCCTACAGCATGGCGAATGTTTATGCTCGTCGATGTTAAGAGTAAAGGATTGAAGTTCGAAAACTTGAGAGAAGTTGTTAGTGCGGGAGAACCTTTGAACCCCGAGATTTTCAACTGGTGGAAGGATTTAACAGGGATAGAGATAAGGGACTTCTACGGGCAAACTGAAAGCACGGCAATGATAGGTAATCCGCCTTGGTTTAAAGGAAGGATTGTTCCGGGCTCATTCGGAGTTCCGACATACATGTACGATATAGTTCTGCTTGACGATGACCTCAACGAAATTACTCAACCCAAAGTTGTGGGTCATATAGCTGTAAGGTTGAGTAGATGGAGACCTATAGGGCTGTTTAAGGGCTACTTCGGAAATGCGAGAGAAGATGCTTTCGTAGGTGATTACTACCTCACGGGTGACAAGGCATATTTCGATGAGAGGGGCTACTGGTGGTTCGTTGCTAGAGCAGATGACATCATTAAGACTTCGGATTATAGAGTCGGGCCTTTTGAGGTTGAGAGCGTTTTGCTTGAGCATCCAGCCGTAGCTGAAGCTGCAGTTGTAGGAAGTCCTGATCCCATAAGGTGGCAGATCGTTAAAGCCTTTGTAGTGCTAAAGCCGGAATACAAACCGTCTAGGGAACTTGCCTTAGAGCTTTTCAAGCACTGTAAGAACATACTGGCGAAATTCAAGATTCCGAGGATAATTGAATTTGTAGATTCCCTACCGAAAACGATTAGTGGCAAAATAAAGAGGAAGGAGCTTAGAATAATGGAAGAGGAGAGAAAGAAGAGAGGTGAAAGGGGTGAGCATGAATATTTCTATAGTGAATTTCCTGAATTGAAGGGGTGA